One genomic segment of Lytechinus pictus isolate F3 Inbred chromosome 18, Lp3.0, whole genome shotgun sequence includes these proteins:
- the LOC129281484 gene encoding arylsulfatase B-like isoform X2: MAMSKVNQWRMLVEALAVALLISTSLIKGAAGKPPHIVFIVADDYGWFDIGYHNSTIKTPILDQLASQGVKLENYYVQPICSPSRSQLMTGRYQIHTGLQHFVIIAPQPNCLPLNETTLPQKLKESGYATHLVGKWHLGFYKNECMPLQRGFDSSFGYLSGMQDYWTHFRHGSFPNFKDGNHWLGIDFRDNDRVAWEYTGNYSQFVFTERAQRVIQQHNPNQPLFLYLPLQSVHGPLQVPDKYRKPYAHFHNENREIYAGMVATMDEAVGKIVDSLKAAGLWEDTVLVFTTDNGGTPHAAGNNWPLRGTKNTLWEGGVHGNGFITGPVIPAKMQGTVSKHFMHISDWFPTLIEGVAGGSTAGLALDSYNMWDSITKGTPSPRKELLHNIDPLIRADHPLGYGIDEETDMIYPLSGVYPKVAANFSTYIRAAIRVGDWKLLTGRPGRNSWYPPPEWNMTSITPLTPAEKLTWLFNIAEDPCEKNDLSDKHPEVVADLVGRLEAYYKTSVPVRFPNETVKANPATHFGVWGPWE, encoded by the exons ATGGCAATGTCTAAGGTTAATCAATGGCGTATGCTGGTGGAGGCTCTTGCAGTAGCTCTTCTGATATCCACCAGCTTGATCAAAGGTGCGGCAGGAAAGCCCCCTCACATTGTTTTCATCGTGGCTGATGACTATGGATGGTTTGACATTGGATATCACAATTCTACAATCAAGACACCTATCTTGGACCAACTGGCCAGCCAAGGGGTCAAGCTGGAAAACTACTATGTCCAGCCCATCTGTTCACCGAGCAGGAGCCAGTTAATGACGGGCAGATACCAG ATCCATACGGGTCTTCAACATTTTGTCATCATCGCTCCTCAACCCAACTGCCTACCCCTCAATGAGACAACACTACCCCAGAAGCTTAAGGAGAGTGGCTATGCCACACACCTGGTGGGAAAGTGGCATCTGGGCTTCTACAAGAATGAATGCATGCCTCTCCAACGTGGCTTTGATTCTTCATTTG GGTACCTAAGTGGCATGCAAGACTACTGGACCCATTTCCGCCACGGGTCGTTTCCAAATTTCAAAGACGGAAATCATTGGCTTGGTATTGACTTTCGGGACAACGACCGAGTGGCGTGGGAGTACACAGGAAACTACTCACAGTTTGTTTTCACTGAAAGAGCCCAGAGGGTGATACAGCAGCATAATCCAAATCAG CCTCTTTTCCTGTACCTACCTCTTCAGTCTGTTCATGGACCCCTGCAGGTCCCTGATAAATACAGGAAACCTTACGCTCACTTCCATAATGAAAATAGGGAGATTTATGCAGGAATGGTAGCCACAATGGATGAAGCTGTTGGGAAGATTGTAGACTCCTTGAAAGCGGCTGGACTCTGGGAAGATACTGTTCTAGTGTTCACAACAG acAATGGTGGAACCCCTCATGCTGCTGGTAACAACTGGCCCCTGAGGGGGACCAAGAACACCCTATGGGAGGGCGGGGTCCATGGTAACGGGTTCATTACTGGACCGGTTATACCAGCTAAGATGCAAGGCACCGTCAGCAAACACTTCATGCACATCAGTGACTGGTTCCCGACACTAATAGAGGGCGTGGCAGGGGGGAGCACTGCCGGCCTGGCTCTTGACAGCTATAACATGTGGGACTCTATAAC AAAAGGAACACCTTCCCCGAGGAAAGAACTCCTTCACAACATTGACCCCTTGATCCGGGCTGACCATCCCCTGGGCTATGGCATTGATGAAGAAACCGACATGATCTATCCACTGTCCGGCGTCTACCCCAAGGTGGCAGCAAACTTCTCCACATATATAAGAGCGGCCATCAGAGTTGGAGATTGGAAGCTTCTTACAGGACGACCCG GAAGGAACAGCTGGTATCCACCCCCGGAATGGAACATGACATCCATCACACCTCTTACACCTGCTGAGAAGTTAACGTGGCTCTTCAACATTGCGGAGGACCCCTGTGAGAAGAACGACCTATCAGATAAACACCCTGAG GTCGTTGCAGACCTTGTTGGTCGGCTGGAGGCCTATTACAAGACATCAGTACCTGTCAGATTCCCAAATGAGACTGTCAAAGCCAATCCTGCCACACACTTTGGAGTTTGGGGGCCATGGGAATGA
- the LOC129281484 gene encoding arylsulfatase B-like isoform X1, whose product MAMSKVNQWRMLVEALAVALLISTSLIKGAAGKPPHIVFIVADDYGWFDIGYHNSTIKTPILDQLASQGVKLENYYVQPICSPSRSQLMTGRYQIHTGLQHFVIIAPQPNCLPLNETTLPQKLKESGYATHLVGKWHLGFYKNECMPLQRGFDSSFGYLSGMQDYWTHFRHGSFPNFKDGNHWLGIDFRDNDRVAWEYTGNYSQFVFTERAQRVIQQHNPNQPLFLYLPLQSVHGPLQVPDKYRKPYAHFHNENREIYAGMVATMDEAVGKIVDSLKAAGLWEDTVLVFTTDNGGTPHAAGNNWPLRGTKNTLWEGGVHGNGFITGPVIPAKMQGTVSKHFMHISDWFPTLIEGVAGGSTAGLALDSYNMWDSITKGTPSPRKELLHNIDPLIRADHPLGYGIDEETDMIYPLSGVYPKVAANFSTYIRAAIRVGDWKLLTGRPGRDGRNSWYPPPEWNMTSITPLTPAEKLTWLFNIAEDPCEKNDLSDKHPEVVADLVGRLEAYYKTSVPVRFPNETVKANPATHFGVWGPWE is encoded by the exons ATGGCAATGTCTAAGGTTAATCAATGGCGTATGCTGGTGGAGGCTCTTGCAGTAGCTCTTCTGATATCCACCAGCTTGATCAAAGGTGCGGCAGGAAAGCCCCCTCACATTGTTTTCATCGTGGCTGATGACTATGGATGGTTTGACATTGGATATCACAATTCTACAATCAAGACACCTATCTTGGACCAACTGGCCAGCCAAGGGGTCAAGCTGGAAAACTACTATGTCCAGCCCATCTGTTCACCGAGCAGGAGCCAGTTAATGACGGGCAGATACCAG ATCCATACGGGTCTTCAACATTTTGTCATCATCGCTCCTCAACCCAACTGCCTACCCCTCAATGAGACAACACTACCCCAGAAGCTTAAGGAGAGTGGCTATGCCACACACCTGGTGGGAAAGTGGCATCTGGGCTTCTACAAGAATGAATGCATGCCTCTCCAACGTGGCTTTGATTCTTCATTTG GGTACCTAAGTGGCATGCAAGACTACTGGACCCATTTCCGCCACGGGTCGTTTCCAAATTTCAAAGACGGAAATCATTGGCTTGGTATTGACTTTCGGGACAACGACCGAGTGGCGTGGGAGTACACAGGAAACTACTCACAGTTTGTTTTCACTGAAAGAGCCCAGAGGGTGATACAGCAGCATAATCCAAATCAG CCTCTTTTCCTGTACCTACCTCTTCAGTCTGTTCATGGACCCCTGCAGGTCCCTGATAAATACAGGAAACCTTACGCTCACTTCCATAATGAAAATAGGGAGATTTATGCAGGAATGGTAGCCACAATGGATGAAGCTGTTGGGAAGATTGTAGACTCCTTGAAAGCGGCTGGACTCTGGGAAGATACTGTTCTAGTGTTCACAACAG acAATGGTGGAACCCCTCATGCTGCTGGTAACAACTGGCCCCTGAGGGGGACCAAGAACACCCTATGGGAGGGCGGGGTCCATGGTAACGGGTTCATTACTGGACCGGTTATACCAGCTAAGATGCAAGGCACCGTCAGCAAACACTTCATGCACATCAGTGACTGGTTCCCGACACTAATAGAGGGCGTGGCAGGGGGGAGCACTGCCGGCCTGGCTCTTGACAGCTATAACATGTGGGACTCTATAAC AAAAGGAACACCTTCCCCGAGGAAAGAACTCCTTCACAACATTGACCCCTTGATCCGGGCTGACCATCCCCTGGGCTATGGCATTGATGAAGAAACCGACATGATCTATCCACTGTCCGGCGTCTACCCCAAGGTGGCAGCAAACTTCTCCACATATATAAGAGCGGCCATCAGAGTTGGAGATTGGAAGCTTCTTACAGGACGACCCGGTAGAGATG GAAGGAACAGCTGGTATCCACCCCCGGAATGGAACATGACATCCATCACACCTCTTACACCTGCTGAGAAGTTAACGTGGCTCTTCAACATTGCGGAGGACCCCTGTGAGAAGAACGACCTATCAGATAAACACCCTGAG GTCGTTGCAGACCTTGTTGGTCGGCTGGAGGCCTATTACAAGACATCAGTACCTGTCAGATTCCCAAATGAGACTGTCAAAGCCAATCCTGCCACACACTTTGGAGTTTGGGGGCCATGGGAATGA
- the LOC129281378 gene encoding peroxiredoxin-like 2A, whose amino-acid sequence MAAGTNHRSTEATEPYLADATLQILGDTQLSNLTFLEGSEVGKKLFKAKDLWRDNGAVVLAEARTVSSLKPELDARGIKLYAVLRESLGYQDFLPFFDGEVFLDTKMKFYGPKFRKRGFFSIFKKDTFSVGWKFKKQGIPLNLKGDGWTLGGIFVIGPGETGLIYEYPNQSFGDMVETSNVIDAANKIKPLAEK is encoded by the exons ATGGCCGCCGGTACGAACCACAGGTCAACCGAGGCAACGGAGCCGTACCTAGCCGATGCCACCCTTCAGATTCTTGGGGACACCCAGCTCTCAAACCTCACTTTCCTAGAAGGATCGGAAGTTGGTAAGAAGCTTTTCAAAGCGAAAGATCTCTGGAGGGACAACGGAGCCGTGGTTCTGGCA GAAGCCAGAACGGTTTCCTCCTTGAAGCCAGAGCTGGATGCCCGGGGTATCAAGCTTTATGCTGTTCTCCGAGAATCGCTTGGCTACCAAGACTTCCTGCCTTTCTTTGATGGCGAAGTTTTCCTTGACACCAAG ATGAAATTCTATGGACCAAAATTCAGAAAGAGGGGATTCTTCTCCATTTTCAAGAAAGACACATTTTCAGTCGGGTGGAAGTTCAAGAAACAGGGTATTCCTCTCAACTTGAAAG GTGACGGTTGGACTCTCGGAGGAATCTTTGTCATCGGCCCAGGAGAGACGGGGCTCATCTATGAATACCCTAACCAATCATTCGGGGACATGGTCGAAACATCAAATGTCATTGACGCAGCTAACAAGATCAAACCATTAGCGGAAAAATAA
- the LOC129281166 gene encoding cytochrome P450 2F3-like, which yields MADFAISSLLGTPSLSVLFAAVVLLLVYSWIGPRTGLRHPPGPPGLPFLGSVFTLLFSKLQQHELLFKWSGEYGGIFSFTLAGGRVVVLSDKELIQETLQDPYVNDRIPFPACITIYGRENTGIAFASGPVWKEQQRFFLTVFRKVNASVIKFEDIIQAQGLRLLDELEKQEGQPFDPSDLVMVTISNVILKIVAGRTYEYDDPTLLRMATCSNRLADIIGPAGLFGMIPGLVSLPLPAKRQLTDLMREMVGFIKEHVDEHKANFVPEVLPTDFMSCYLKEIADSSENPETTFDDTNMLQTCWDAMFPGYETTISAFRWALHLLAGHPDVQSRIRHEIFDVVGRDRLPGYGDRQRMPYMESTVVECLRLRPVIPYVAPHIVSRDSKIAGYDVKVGTRVTVNLWFLARSPTLWEDPDEFKPERFLDDEGSYDRSREPLPFSYGRRTCPGDQLARMELFLILSYVLQRFTLTLPEGAPRDHGGSMGATFRPNQYELRATKIPPSAVTSKPE from the exons ATGGCGGACTTTGCGATATCGTCTCTTCTCGGCACTCCGAGTCTATCTGTGCTGTTCGCTGCGGTCGTTCTATTACTTGTCTACTCCTGGATCGGTCCCAGGACGGGTCTGAGGCACCCCCCTGGTCCGCCAGGTCTACCGTTCCTCGGAAGTGTCTTCACCCTGCTTTTCTCGAAGCTTCAGCAGCATGAACTGCTCTTTAAATGGAGCGGGGAGTATGGCGGGATTTTCTCGTTTACCCTTGCAGGAGGCCGGGTGGTCGTCCTGAGCGACAAGGAGCTGATCCAGGAGACACTACAGGATCCTTATGTCAATGACAGGATCCCCTTCCCGGCATGCATCACGATCTATGGAAGAGAAAATACAG GGATCGCCTTTGCAAGCGGACCGGTATGGAAGGAGCAGCAACGGTTTTTCCTGACCGTCTTCCGCAAGGTCAACGCCAGTGTCATCAAGTTTGAAGACATCATCCAGGCCCAGGGGCTTCGTCTCCTGGACGAACTTGAAAAACAGGAAGGACAACCTTTTGACCCTTCCGATCTGGTCATGGTGACCATCTCCAATGTGATCCTGAAGATAGTCGCAGGGAGGACGTACGAGTATGACGATCCCACCTTGCTGCGAATGGCAACCTGTTCAAATAGACTTGCCGACATCATTGGACCTGCTGGGTTGTTCG GAATGATACCTGGTCTTGTTTCCTTACCCCTACCGGCTAAACGTCAATTGACTGATCTGATGAGAGAAATGGTAGGCTTTATCAAGGAGCATGTCGACGAACACAAGGCGAACTTTGTCCCGGAAGTTCTACCTACTGACTTCATGTCCTGCTACTTGAAAGAGATAGCTGATAGCTCCGAG AATCCTGAAACAACATTCGATGACACGAATATGCTGCAGACCTGTTGGGATGCCATGTTTCCAGGCTACGAAACAACCATCTCAGCTTTCAGATGGGCCTTGCATCTCCTCGCAGGTCATCCCGATGTTCAATCAAGAATTCGTCATGAAATTTTCGACGTCGTCGGCCGAGACCGTCTCCCGGGGTACGGCGATCGTCAGAGGATGCCGTACATGGAATCAACAGTTGTGGAATGTCTTCGACTGAGGCCCGTCATCCCCTACGTGGCGCCGCACATTGTATCACGTGATAGCAAGATAGCCGGATATGACGTCAAAGTCGGCACAAGGGTCACGGTCAATCTGTGGTTTTTGGCGCGGAGTCCTACCTTGTGGGAGGATCCGGACGAGTTTAAACCTGAACGATTTCTGGATGATGAAGGCTCCTATGATAGATCGCGAGAACCCTTACCTTTTAGCTATG GAAGAAGAACTTGTCCTGGTGACCAACTCGCTCGAATGGAACTATTTCTCATCTTGAGCTACGTTCTCCAGAGATTCACCCTGACTCTACCCGAAGGAGCCCCGCGGGATCATGGGGGCAGCATGGGCGCTACGTTCAGACCTAATCAGTATGAGTTACGAGCAACTAAAATCCCTCCATCAGCAGTCACATCGAAACCAGAATAA